One segment of Spiroplasma cantharicola DNA contains the following:
- a CDS encoding PTS glucose transporter subunit IIA translates to MEIRLYSPVNGEIKELEKCSDQMFAEKMLGDGFILIPSSNNFRGFTDIATVTMVFETFHAYSFDVDGLQFLVHVGMNTKPLKGVGFTTELEIGNIVNKDDDLFTVDLDYFKKNDLSKETAIVFDINDLNSYKINNLKIGRVKQGDLVCTITYEFISKNEKKILEPSTDSKEFFNISNKYENSAKLINKFVGGSSNYEEVYNCMTRLRFKIKNKSLVNIDELKKTNLVKGTVWNGAELQVIIGQDVYKLKDEVLKLNNQTIGVKNELGLVSEKISITRKMLAMFSGIMAKIIPVMVGAGLIQAIIAILVQTNIMPNIIFKTGSKDGVLIAEANVGWVILFIIGISTSYFMGIVLAVSAANYFKLEGLMGVALGVILCSPLLFGDGGRLGMGNDFLILDLGTINTGNPVLDDITKIRINTMNTKIFVIIGAIYTAKKLDTWLKRVIPVALELMFRPFIVIALVCPLAFFGYGIAWNFFETLFGSLIFYIGKIPIGIGVGIFVGLWQVAVIFGLHMMLGIIVMIDNLANGGHSVYGISSISVWAQVGALIGVILVTQNAKLKKEAIGMLPAGFLGITEPILYGINLPKKRPLVSGVAAAFLAGAIASLLNVTKRANTGIGVFQLIGFFAEPQLGGTAAISPIENGLFYLLACIISISLAVLFSMMSYKERASEKTLLTKTIKSLITFAQLELNLNKDEVTKIKEELNQTMLNLDKTTLKLIKATEKNIQNWLKVKEKLNSVIEKEDSIKTKIIEKGKILIAKSKFELADIYKIRYQSIDNSKVIAVLEEQIDQLFKQIDLDKLNESIINIERTIIKKIYDLIHIKKSILKDVENIIFNNLNSVQIYYNLLKSKEENINLNLLIANLKQENLKQIKR, encoded by the coding sequence ATGGAAATTAGATTATATTCGCCAGTTAATGGAGAAATAAAAGAATTAGAAAAATGTAGTGACCAAATGTTTGCTGAAAAAATGTTAGGTGATGGTTTTATTTTAATTCCATCTTCAAATAATTTTAGGGGTTTTACTGATATTGCAACAGTAACTATGGTTTTTGAAACATTTCATGCTTATAGTTTTGATGTAGATGGTTTACAGTTTTTAGTTCATGTTGGAATGAATACAAAACCTTTAAAAGGAGTTGGTTTTACAACAGAATTAGAAATTGGTAATATAGTAAATAAAGATGACGATCTTTTTACAGTTGATTTAGATTATTTCAAAAAAAATGATTTATCAAAAGAAACTGCAATTGTTTTTGATATCAATGACTTAAATTCATATAAAATAAATAACTTAAAAATTGGTAGAGTTAAACAAGGAGATTTAGTTTGTACAATAACATATGAATTTATTTCTAAAAATGAAAAGAAGATTTTAGAACCCTCAACAGATTCAAAAGAATTTTTTAATATTTCAAATAAATATGAGAATAGTGCAAAATTAATTAATAAATTTGTTGGAGGTTCATCAAATTATGAAGAAGTTTATAATTGTATGACTAGATTGAGATTTAAAATAAAAAATAAGAGTTTGGTTAATATTGATGAATTGAAGAAAACTAATCTTGTAAAAGGAACGGTTTGAAATGGAGCTGAACTACAAGTTATAATTGGGCAAGATGTTTATAAATTAAAAGACGAAGTTTTAAAATTAAATAATCAAACAATAGGAGTTAAAAATGAACTGGGATTAGTAAGTGAAAAAATTTCAATAACAAGAAAAATGTTAGCTATGTTTTCAGGGATTATGGCTAAAATAATTCCTGTAATGGTCGGAGCAGGCTTAATTCAAGCTATTATTGCTATTTTAGTTCAAACTAATATAATGCCAAATATTATATTTAAGACAGGCTCTAAAGATGGCGTATTGATTGCAGAAGCTAATGTGGGGTGAGTTATCTTATTTATTATTGGTATATCAACTAGTTATTTTATGGGAATAGTTCTTGCAGTTTCTGCTGCAAATTATTTTAAATTGGAGGGATTAATGGGTGTTGCTTTAGGAGTTATTCTTTGTTCGCCATTACTTTTTGGTGATGGTGGACGTTTAGGGATGGGAAATGATTTCCTAATACTTGATTTAGGAACTATTAACACGGGAAATCCAGTTCTAGATGATATAACAAAAATTAGAATTAATACTATGAATACAAAAATATTTGTTATTATTGGTGCAATATATACAGCAAAAAAATTGGATACTTGATTAAAAAGAGTAATTCCAGTTGCTTTGGAATTAATGTTTAGACCATTTATTGTAATTGCATTAGTTTGTCCATTAGCATTTTTTGGTTATGGAATTGCATGAAACTTTTTTGAAACATTATTTGGCTCATTAATATTTTATATAGGAAAAATTCCAATTGGAATTGGAGTTGGTATATTTGTTGGTTTATGACAAGTTGCTGTTATTTTTGGTTTACATATGATGCTTGGAATAATAGTTATGATTGATAATCTTGCAAATGGGGGACATAGTGTTTATGGTATTTCTTCAATTTCAGTTTGAGCACAAGTTGGGGCTTTAATTGGAGTTATCTTAGTTACACAAAATGCAAAATTAAAAAAAGAAGCAATTGGAATGCTTCCAGCAGGTTTTTTAGGAATTACTGAACCAATTCTTTATGGAATTAATTTACCTAAAAAAAGACCTTTAGTATCAGGTGTTGCAGCTGCATTTTTGGCAGGAGCTATTGCTAGTCTTTTAAATGTAACTAAAAGAGCTAATACTGGAATTGGAGTATTTCAATTAATTGGCTTCTTTGCTGAACCTCAATTAGGGGGAACTGCTGCAATAAGTCCAATTGAAAATGGATTATTTTATTTATTAGCCTGCATAATTTCAATTTCATTAGCTGTATTATTTAGTATGATGTCTTATAAAGAAAGAGCAAGTGAAAAAACTTTATTAACTAAAACAATTAAAAGTTTAATTACTTTTGCACAGTTAGAATTAAATTTAAATAAAGATGAAGTTACTAAAATAAAAGAAGAACTAAATCAAACAATGTTGAATTTGGATAAAACAACTTTAAAATTAATTAAAGCCACTGAAAAAAATATTCAAAACTGATTAAAAGTAAAAGAAAAATTAAATTCAGTTATTGAAAAAGAAGACTCAATTAAAACAAAAATAATTGAAAAAGGTAAGATTTTAATTGCTAAATCTAAGTTTGAATTGGCAGATATTTATAAAATAAGATATCAATCAATTGACAATTCAAAAGTAATTGCGGTGTTAGAAGAACAGATTGATCAATTGTTTAAGCAGATAGATTTAGACAAATTAAATGAATCAATTATAAACATTGAAAGAACTATTATTAAAAAGATTTATGATTTAATTCATATTAAAAAAAGTATCCTTAAAGACGTAGAAAATATTATTTTTAATAATTTAAATAGTGTTCAAATATACTATAATTTATTGAAAAGTAAAGAAGAAAATATTAATTTAAATTTATTAATAGCAAATTTAAAACAAGAAAATTTAAAACAAATAAAAAGATAG
- a CDS encoding glycoside hydrolase family 1 protein — protein MNKFPKDFLWGASTSAYQFEGGINQGGKAPSIMDKFDEREIYPKGITGFKVATDHYNHWKEDVALMAEMGFKSYRFSISWARIIKNAKGDINPEGIKFYNNLIDELLKYKIEPVVTMFHFDSPTFIDEKGGLDSNEFSNMFELYAKVLFENYGSKVKYWLTINELNMFVFVGEAIGLISEKSKASKWQIMHNLNVAQAKAIRLCRKMLPNAKIGPAPNIASVYANSNTPEDYLTKLTFEQIRNWIFLDIVCRGEYGTWFKNFLKKINEKIIITKEEEKILKDSKPDFIAFNYYSTMTVQNESADDVKDSLINKTDQQTGYVIPGIGRSIKNKNLQKTEYGWEIDPVGFKSTLREVYDRYRLPIMITENGLGVTETLTSDEKIHDDYRIDYYKQHIKAMSEAINDGVEMIGYMPWSAFDLVSSHHGVSKRYGFVYVNRDEFDEKDMKRIRKDSFFWYKELIEKNGENI, from the coding sequence ATGAATAAATTTCCAAAAGATTTTTTATGAGGTGCATCTACAAGTGCATATCAATTTGAGGGAGGAATTAATCAAGGGGGAAAAGCTCCATCAATAATGGATAAATTTGATGAAAGAGAAATTTACCCTAAAGGTATTACAGGATTTAAAGTAGCTACAGATCATTATAATCACTGAAAAGAAGATGTGGCTTTAATGGCTGAGATGGGATTTAAATCTTATAGATTTTCAATATCATGAGCAAGAATTATTAAAAATGCTAAAGGAGATATTAATCCTGAAGGAATTAAATTCTATAATAATTTAATTGATGAGCTTCTAAAATATAAAATTGAACCTGTAGTTACAATGTTTCATTTTGATAGTCCAACCTTTATTGATGAAAAAGGCGGATTAGATAGTAATGAGTTTTCAAATATGTTTGAATTATATGCAAAAGTTTTATTTGAAAATTATGGTTCAAAGGTTAAATATTGGTTAACTATAAATGAACTTAATATGTTTGTTTTTGTTGGAGAAGCTATTGGTCTTATTTCAGAAAAATCAAAAGCAAGTAAATGACAAATTATGCATAATTTAAATGTTGCTCAAGCAAAAGCAATTAGATTGTGTAGAAAAATGCTACCCAATGCAAAAATTGGACCAGCACCAAACATTGCATCAGTTTATGCAAATTCAAATACACCAGAAGATTATTTAACAAAATTAACTTTTGAACAAATAAGAAATTGAATATTTTTAGATATTGTTTGTAGGGGTGAATACGGAACTTGGTTTAAAAATTTCTTAAAAAAAATTAATGAAAAAATAATTATCACAAAAGAAGAAGAAAAAATTTTAAAAGATTCTAAACCAGATTTTATTGCCTTTAACTATTATTCAACAATGACAGTTCAAAATGAAAGTGCTGATGATGTTAAAGATTCTTTAATTAATAAAACCGATCAACAAACAGGTTATGTTATTCCTGGAATAGGTAGAAGTATTAAAAATAAAAATTTACAAAAAACTGAATATGGTTGAGAAATTGATCCAGTTGGTTTTAAAAGTACTTTAAGAGAAGTTTATGATAGATATCGCTTGCCCATTATGATAACAGAAAATGGACTTGGAGTAACAGAGACTCTAACAAGTGATGAGAAAATTCATGATGACTATCGAATTGATTATTATAAGCAACATATTAAAGCTATGAGTGAAGCAATTAATGATGGAGTTGAAATGATTGGTTATATGCCTTGAAGCGCATTTGATTTGGTATCGTCTCATCACGGAGTTTCAAAACGATATGGATTTGTTTATGTCAATCGTGATGAATTTGATGAAAAGGATATGAAAAGAATTAGAAAAGATAGTTTCTTTTGATATAAGGAACTAATAGAGAAAAATGGTGAAAATATTTAA
- a CDS encoding glucose PTS transporter subunit IIA produces MKLNLYSPVDGEIKNIQDCNDSIFADRMLGDGLVIIPKSNNFKGFFDNAKVTMIFDTYHAYGFDVEGLQFLIHCGMDTVLLKGEGFATNLKVGDKVTKDDDIFSVDLDLLKRKKIVNETPIVFEFNNLSSYQINNLKLGQVNQGDLICTIDYKFKSKKVEKDLKTITDPAHFFNMTNKYEKCAASINKLIGTQSNYNEVYNCMTRLRFSVKNKELVNIDEIQKLDLIKGTVWNGNELQIIIGQDVYKLKEEIINLNSQSLAIRTSLGINSSKVSLGRKFLTTFAAIMVKMIPIGAGVGLIQAIIAILMQTGVMPNIVFKLSENPGANDVLFQDAAIGWVILFAMGKSTIYFIGIMVAVASASHFKLEGLMGIALGLILCCPFIFGDGGQNGMGNEFLLFDLGKINTGNPILDQITKIKVTSLSTKVFVIAGAIYTAKIIDTWLKRVIPITLELMFRPFIVIMIVVPLSFFCYGIIWNFIEVLFGSSMFYLTKIPLGIGVGIFVAIWQVTVIFGLHMVLGLIAMLDYFSPTTGGQTIYGISSISVWAQVGALIGVILVTQNAKLKKQGIGMLPAGLLGITEPILYGINLPKRRPLISGVCGAFFAGAFANIVGVTQRAKSGIGVFEAIGFFSEPVLGGVGKISSTLNGLFYLLACLMSVLLSLLFSMMSYKERESEKTLFNKTINKLRLLTMLELNLNKSDSLKLKKDLNQIVSSIDKENLQLIKSVEKNIQTWLKTKVKLNNILEIEELAKEKILTKGKNSIKNKKFNLANLYMEKYKAIDNSQKINLLKEKIDEQYKLIDLERLNKNISELEKKIMSKLNKLSFLNKDVIKDLEPIIFNNLNSIQIYYGLLDNKNPNINLNEKIDELKKEKNLLKKELKLSA; encoded by the coding sequence ATGAAACTAAATTTATATTCACCAGTTGATGGTGAAATAAAAAATATTCAAGATTGTAATGACTCAATCTTTGCAGATCGTATGTTAGGTGATGGACTAGTTATTATTCCAAAATCAAATAATTTTAAGGGATTCTTTGATAATGCAAAAGTGACTATGATATTTGATACTTATCATGCGTATGGTTTTGATGTTGAAGGATTGCAATTTTTAATTCATTGTGGAATGGATACCGTCTTGTTAAAAGGAGAAGGATTCGCAACAAATTTAAAAGTAGGGGATAAAGTAACTAAAGATGATGATATTTTTAGTGTAGATTTAGATTTATTAAAAAGGAAAAAAATAGTTAATGAAACACCAATAGTTTTTGAATTTAATAATTTAAGTAGTTATCAAATAAATAACTTGAAGTTAGGACAAGTAAATCAAGGAGATTTAATTTGTACAATTGATTATAAATTCAAATCAAAAAAGGTGGAAAAAGATTTAAAAACTATAACTGATCCTGCTCACTTTTTTAATATGACAAATAAATATGAAAAATGTGCAGCTTCAATTAATAAATTAATAGGTACTCAGTCAAATTATAATGAAGTATATAATTGTATGACAAGACTTAGATTTAGTGTTAAAAATAAGGAACTTGTAAATATTGATGAAATTCAAAAGTTGGATCTTATTAAAGGAACGGTTTGAAATGGAAATGAATTACAAATTATAATTGGACAAGATGTTTATAAATTAAAAGAAGAGATTATTAATTTAAATTCTCAATCTTTAGCAATAAGAACTTCATTAGGGATTAATAGTTCGAAAGTTTCCTTAGGACGAAAATTCTTAACTACATTTGCAGCAATTATGGTTAAAATGATTCCTATTGGTGCTGGTGTTGGGTTAATTCAAGCAATTATAGCTATTTTAATGCAAACAGGAGTAATGCCAAATATTGTATTTAAATTAAGTGAAAATCCTGGTGCAAATGATGTTCTATTTCAAGATGCTGCAATAGGATGAGTTATCTTATTTGCAATGGGAAAATCAACTATTTATTTTATAGGAATTATGGTTGCTGTTGCATCGGCAAGTCATTTTAAACTAGAGGGATTAATGGGAATTGCACTTGGTCTTATTCTCTGTTGTCCATTTATATTTGGTGATGGTGGACAAAATGGTATGGGAAATGAGTTTTTATTATTTGACCTTGGAAAAATTAATACTGGAAATCCAATTTTAGATCAGATAACAAAAATTAAAGTCACCTCGCTGAGTACAAAAGTCTTTGTTATTGCAGGTGCTATATATACAGCTAAAATAATAGATACTTGACTAAAAAGAGTTATTCCAATTACATTGGAATTAATGTTTAGACCTTTTATTGTAATTATGATAGTTGTTCCTTTATCTTTCTTTTGTTATGGAATAATTTGAAACTTTATTGAAGTTTTATTTGGATCATCAATGTTCTATTTAACAAAAATACCATTAGGAATAGGGGTTGGTATCTTTGTTGCAATTTGACAAGTTACAGTTATTTTTGGATTACATATGGTTTTAGGTTTAATTGCAATGCTTGATTATTTTTCACCAACAACTGGAGGTCAAACAATATATGGTATTTCTTCAATTTCAGTTTGAGCACAAGTTGGGGCTTTAATTGGAGTTATCTTAGTTACACAAAATGCAAAATTAAAAAAACAAGGAATAGGAATGCTTCCTGCAGGTTTACTTGGAATTACAGAGCCAATTCTTTATGGTATAAATTTACCTAAAAGAAGACCTTTAATTTCTGGGGTATGTGGTGCATTTTTTGCAGGAGCCTTTGCAAATATTGTTGGAGTTACACAAAGAGCAAAAAGTGGTATTGGTGTATTTGAAGCAATTGGTTTCTTTTCTGAACCTGTCTTAGGAGGTGTAGGAAAAATAAGTTCTACTCTTAATGGTTTATTTTATCTATTAGCTTGTTTAATGTCAGTTCTATTATCTTTATTGTTTAGTATGATGTCATATAAAGAAAGGGAAAGTGAAAAAACTTTATTTAATAAGACAATTAATAAATTAAGATTATTAACAATGTTAGAATTAAATTTAAATAAATCAGATTCCTTAAAACTTAAAAAAGACTTAAATCAAATTGTAAGTAGTATTGACAAAGAAAATTTACAACTTATAAAATCTGTTGAAAAAAACATTCAGACATGATTAAAAACAAAAGTAAAATTAAATAATATTTTAGAAATTGAAGAGCTTGCAAAAGAAAAAATACTTACTAAAGGTAAAAATTCAATAAAAAATAAAAAATTTAATTTAGCTAATTTATATATGGAAAAATATAAGGCAATTGATAATTCTCAAAAAATTAATTTATTAAAGGAAAAAATAGATGAACAATATAAGTTAATTGATTTAGAGAGATTAAATAAAAATATTTCAGAACTTGAGAAAAAAATTATGAGTAAGTTAAATAAATTAAGTTTTCTAAATAAAGATGTCATCAAAGATTTAGAACCGATAATATTTAATAATTTAAATAGTATTCAAATATATTATGGTTTATTGGATAATAAAAATCCAAATATTAATCTAAATGAAAAAATAGATGAATTAAAAAAAGAAAAAAATTTATTAAAAAAAGAACTTAAATTAAGTGCGTAA
- a CDS encoding MurR/RpiR family transcriptional regulator, protein MTAINKLIKLSDSVEETNFKIIAKKIIENFAKGEFKNQEELAKECYVSLSTITKFSQKIGCTGYRELVFILKSEYDRYGWTENVNKVSSFERFESIQKWIIENSLFIENLAKAIKDVKIINLYPSNQIRHASLYISELFANLNKVVRIISWEYRKDAVKNSENELEILIVCSSNNRSLLKIFECETNEENKRFLITTANQDIQLDINFTDKTLINYQLDKTKSIYRNIALEMLFLQIFECVQNTF, encoded by the coding sequence ATGACAGCAATTAATAAATTAATAAAATTAAGTGATTCTGTTGAAGAAACAAACTTTAAAATTATTGCTAAAAAAATTATAGAAAACTTTGCAAAAGGGGAATTCAAAAATCAAGAAGAGCTTGCAAAAGAATGTTATGTCTCATTATCAACTATAACCAAATTTTCTCAAAAAATTGGTTGTACAGGATACAGAGAATTAGTTTTTATTTTAAAAAGTGAGTATGATCGTTATGGTTGAACTGAAAATGTTAATAAAGTTAGTTCTTTTGAAAGATTTGAATCTATTCAAAAATGAATTATAGAAAATAGTTTATTTATCGAAAATTTAGCAAAAGCAATTAAAGATGTAAAAATTATAAATTTATATCCTTCAAATCAAATTAGACATGCAAGTTTGTATATTTCAGAATTATTTGCTAATTTAAATAAAGTAGTTAGAATTATTTCTTGAGAATATAGAAAAGATGCAGTAAAAAATAGTGAAAATGAGCTTGAAATTTTAATTGTTTGTTCAAGTAATAATCGCTCATTACTAAAAATATTTGAGTGTGAAACTAATGAAGAAAATAAAAGATTTTTAATTACAACTGCAAATCAAGATATTCAATTGGATATAAATTTTACAGATAAAACTTTAATTAATTATCAATTAGATAAAACAAAATCAATATATAGAAATATAGCTTTGGAGATGCTGTTTCTACAAATATTTGAATGCGTACAAAATACTTTCTAA
- a CDS encoding glycoside hydrolase family 1 protein: MAKKLKFPKDFLWGGATAASQIEGAYDVDGKSLSLLEMIPYIELKDKKDLTATRKLTKQDLLDSIENKKGLHYPKRFGIDFYNRYKEDIALFKEAGLKIFRMSVAWGRIFPNGDEKEPNQKGLEFYRNVFKECKKQGLEIMVTINHFDTPFPIVQNHGGWRNRQVVDMYFKYAKVLIDEFNEYVKYWLPINEINLSVLMGAFFVEDNTKKTVFEKINSSYQDLHHQFIAQAKVVEYSKKFKNIQVGCMLANSTTYALDCNPINVFENQQKELMRKLFYYDVMIKGEYPWYSLKYFKDNNIEIIKEKGDDELLKNNPVDFISFSYYMSSTIAKEEGELTEGNLMKLGKNPFLEASEWGWQIDPIGLRYTLNQLWDRYHVPLFISENGIGVLEKLNEKNTVEDDYRIDYLSRHFEQMSLAIEDGINLFGYTMWTPIDVVSAGSNEMSKRYGLIFVDYDDYHKGTGDRFKKKSFDWFKKFVKTMEI; the protein is encoded by the coding sequence ATGGCAAAAAAATTAAAATTTCCAAAAGATTTCCTTTGAGGGGGAGCTACAGCAGCTTCTCAAATAGAAGGAGCTTATGATGTTGATGGAAAATCGTTATCATTATTAGAAATGATTCCTTATATTGAATTAAAAGATAAGAAAGATTTAACTGCAACAAGAAAATTAACAAAACAGGATTTATTAGATTCAATTGAAAATAAAAAGGGTTTACATTATCCTAAAAGATTTGGAATAGATTTTTATAATAGATATAAAGAAGATATTGCTTTGTTTAAAGAAGCAGGATTAAAAATATTTAGAATGTCAGTGGCTTGAGGAAGAATATTTCCAAATGGTGACGAAAAAGAACCCAATCAAAAAGGATTAGAGTTTTATAGAAATGTATTTAAAGAATGTAAAAAACAGGGATTGGAAATAATGGTTACAATAAATCATTTTGATACACCATTTCCAATAGTTCAAAATCACGGTGGATGAAGAAATAGACAAGTAGTTGATATGTATTTTAAATACGCCAAAGTACTTATCGATGAATTTAATGAATATGTGAAATACTGATTACCAATTAATGAAATAAATTTATCAGTTTTAATGGGGGCTTTCTTTGTAGAAGATAATACTAAAAAAACTGTATTTGAAAAAATAAATTCTTCTTATCAAGACTTACATCATCAGTTTATTGCACAAGCAAAAGTTGTTGAGTATTCTAAAAAATTTAAAAATATTCAAGTTGGTTGTATGCTTGCTAATTCAACTACGTATGCTTTAGATTGTAATCCAATAAATGTTTTTGAAAATCAACAAAAGGAATTAATGAGAAAATTATTTTACTATGATGTAATGATTAAAGGTGAATACCCTTGATATTCTTTAAAATATTTTAAAGACAATAATATTGAAATTATAAAAGAAAAAGGTGATGATGAATTATTAAAAAATAATCCTGTTGACTTTATTTCATTTAGCTATTATATGTCAAGTACAATTGCAAAAGAAGAAGGTGAATTAACTGAAGGTAATTTAATGAAACTTGGTAAAAATCCTTTCTTAGAAGCATCAGAGTGAGGATGACAAATTGATCCCATTGGTTTAAGATATACTTTAAATCAATTGTGAGATCGATATCATGTCCCTTTATTTATTTCAGAAAATGGAATTGGTGTTTTAGAAAAATTAAATGAAAAAAACACTGTTGAAGATGATTATCGAATTGATTATCTATCAAGACACTTTGAGCAAATGAGTTTAGCAATTGAAGATGGAATAAATTTATTTGGTTATACTATGTGAACTCCAATTGACGTTGTTAGTGCAGGGTCAAATGAAATGTCAAAACGTTATGGTTTAATTTTTGTTGATTATGACGATTATCATAAAGGAACTGGGGATAGATTTAAGAAAAAATCATTTGATTGATTTAAAAAATTTGTTAAAACTATGGAGATATAA
- a CDS encoding glycoside hydrolase family 1 protein — MNKFPKNFLWGASSSAYQFEGAINQGGKVPSIMDKFDERKNYPKGITGFKVATDHYNHWKEDVALMAEMGFKSYRFSISWPRIIKNIKGDVNPEGIKFYNDLIDELIKYNIEPVVTIFHFDTPTFIEEIGGLDSNQFSNIFELYAKVLFENYGSKVKYWLTINELNMFAFVGQVIGVISEKSKASKWQIMHNLNVAQAKVIRLCKKMLPNVKIGPAPNISSVYANSNKPEDHLAKLNFDQIRNWIFLDIVCRGEYGTWFKNFLKKIKEEIIITKEEEEILKDSKPDFIAFNYYSTMTVEYVSAQDIKKTLDNKIDQHSGLVIPGVGKTVKNKNLPKTDYGWEIDYVGFRNTLREVYDRYQLPIMITENGIGAKEVLTKDEKIHDNYRIEYYQKHIKAMSEAISDGVEMIGYMPWSAIDLVSTHEGVSKRYGFVYVNRDEFDEKDMKRIRKDSFFWYKELIERNGENI; from the coding sequence ATGAATAAATTTCCAAAAAATTTCTTATGGGGTGCTTCAAGTAGTGCATACCAATTTGAAGGAGCAATAAATCAAGGAGGAAAAGTTCCATCGATAATGGATAAATTTGATGAAAGAAAAAATTATCCAAAAGGTATTACAGGGTTTAAAGTAGCAACAGATCACTATAACCACTGAAAAGAAGATGTTGCTTTAATGGCTGAGATGGGATTTAAATCTTATAGATTCTCAATCTCATGACCAAGAATTATTAAAAATATTAAAGGGGATGTAAATCCTGAAGGAATTAAATTTTATAATGATTTAATTGATGAACTTATAAAGTACAATATTGAACCAGTTGTTACAATATTTCATTTTGATACTCCAACATTCATCGAAGAAATTGGCGGGTTAGATAGCAATCAGTTTTCAAATATATTTGAATTGTATGCAAAAGTTTTATTTGAAAATTATGGCTCAAAAGTTAAATATTGATTAACTATAAATGAGTTAAATATGTTTGCTTTTGTGGGTCAAGTTATTGGAGTAATTTCAGAAAAATCAAAAGCAAGTAAATGACAAATTATGCATAATTTAAATGTAGCTCAGGCAAAAGTAATTAGGCTTTGTAAGAAAATGCTACCAAATGTAAAGATTGGTCCCGCACCAAATATTTCATCAGTTTATGCAAATTCAAATAAACCAGAAGATCATTTAGCAAAACTAAATTTTGATCAAATAAGAAATTGAATATTTTTAGATATTGTCTGTAGAGGCGAATATGGAACGTGATTTAAAAATTTCTTAAAAAAAATTAAAGAAGAGATAATTATTACAAAAGAGGAAGAAGAAATTTTAAAAGATTCCAAACCAGATTTTATTGCATTTAATTATTATTCGACAATGACTGTTGAATATGTAAGTGCTCAAGATATTAAAAAAACCTTAGATAATAAGATAGATCAACACTCAGGTCTTGTTATTCCAGGTGTAGGAAAAACTGTTAAAAATAAAAACTTACCAAAAACTGATTATGGTTGAGAAATTGATTATGTTGGATTTAGAAATACTTTAAGAGAAGTTTATGATAGATACCAATTACCAATTATGATAACAGAAAATGGAATTGGTGCAAAAGAAGTTTTAACAAAGGATGAAAAAATTCATGATAATTATAGAATTGAATATTATCAAAAACATATTAAAGCTATGAGTGAAGCTATTTCTGATGGAGTTGAAATGATTGGTTATATGCCTTGAAGCGCAATTGATTTAGTTTCAACTCACGAGGGAGTTTCAAAACGATATGGATTTGTTTATGTCAATCGTGATGAATTTGATGAAAAAGATATGAAAAGAATCAGAAAAGATAGTTTCTTTTGATACAAGGAACTAATAGAAAGAAATGGAGAAAATATTTAA